In Labrus mixtus chromosome 9, fLabMix1.1, whole genome shotgun sequence, the DNA window TGATGCAAGTGTTAGCTTGTTCACAGGCAACACTTGCATCTGTGTAACTAAGACAATGCCCTGTTAGTATAGTGTAAACACAAGTGTTACTATGTGTGTTACTAAGTGGGTAAATATGTACAAGCATCACAGTTATTCAACCTTTAAATGAACAGTACAAAATCTCCAATACTGTAGCCTTAATGAGATTCCTGTGTTTTATTCTTGATTTGCTTTGAGAGTCATAACTTGGTATATGTGTCAATGATTGTGCATTTGTATTTTAACTGtctcaaaatgtaaaagaacaTAATGAAACATCACCTGCTTTTTGATTGAACTTAACATGCACATACCACATGCGTTAGTGTTAGACAATAGAACCGTGTTGGTGTACTTCAACGCTGTAAGACATgctgttgttattatttttagagATAATAGAACGAGGAATAACAAAAGCATTGTCAATAGAGCATCAACAGCAAAGACAAGCTTTTGATGGCAGTCACATGCACCTCTCACGCATATGGTCCCTcagatgctgctgcagctgtcatGCTACACAAGGCCATACGGGCATGCAGGACATTTTCTTAAGACAGATGTTGATCAGTAATCAGGATTATTACCTCATGTCTTCTTCAAATAAACAGAGGCTTGAACAGTGATTGCACTGATTTCATtctctgttgcttttgtttcatACCCCATGAACAATAGCATCTTGTACAAAGAGTAACTCATTTATTAAATACTTAAAAGATTAAATTTTggaagtctttgttttgtttcatttggtcATTTGTGACATCCAATTTCTTTTTACAAATTTGTCAAAATGTAGATAATGAGACCATCATGGATACATAGCGAGACCTGAAACCTACTGTGATAGTAGATGTACTAAACCAATAATAATTGTTTGCCATCAGTCCAACACAGAGACGAGGTGGATAAAGAGAGACATTGCAATGCTTTCCAAGGAGAAATGCAAACACGATTTAATCCTCACTGAAATCTGTTCTGAGGAAATTCCATCCTTGCCTTCATCCGTGGTTGACaagcacattttaaagagcTTTGTAGTATCATAATTCTATACACATACCAAATCCTCAAAActggtttgtgtgtctgtcttgtTATTTAGGTTTCTTAATGTGAtgctctgggggggggggggggggggggggggggtaattcaAATATAAAGTGATGTCTGTGCCCTACAGTTGTGGAGCTAAATGAAGGATAAATGGTCATTATACAACATGGAATTTCCTCCCACTGACACAAACCTGCTCGATATGTCAACAGTGGTGTGTGCTTCATCATAAATACACATAGCACTGAATCCAACAGAttagaataaacacattcataaattgctcctgctgctaatGTGGCTGTAACACAGTTTGACAGATTTTGGCTCTCTGCGTGTTCACAGGAGGGGTCTATGGACAGCCTGTATGAGGTGGTACAGAACTCCAGTGATGGTCCACAACCGCCCATCCCCAGCCGCTCCTCCAGTCGCTCATGCAGCCGCTCATGCAGCCCGGCGGTCCTTCTGGATGACAACACAAAGTGGAGAGGGTCTGGAAGGTCTATATCTATGGTGAGGAACACCTTTTTCCTCTTCTACACATTGTTAATGATGGCCCATATAAGCAATCATTACAAAACTGTATGGGACTGTAATGGAATTTACCTATAAAACAAAGATGAATAAGAATGATGAGCCAGTTGATGGATACTGCTAAGGCCAGGAGGTAGAGAATTTTAAATACACTCCATTCGAtctccaaactccattcgatctgcagagtccctctgcacctttaagaaaaagctaaagacccagctctttcatgaatacctactaacttaatgatgatggtctccatattattgatgatgatgatggtaatgacgatggtttttgtttaataaacgatgacttataagatggtttctatactgattagagctctcaagaactgccctcaatgttgtgctttgtctctggtcacttcctgtcagcacctgtgtgtccaatcagactcaaagctgatcgtttgctcttactgacattgttcccttttttctagatccttgcttgtgttgtacttactctctgatgtacgtcgctttggagaaaagcatctgctaagtgaattgtagaattgtagtctTATTAGATAATTAAGTGTCAATAAAACTACATAGATGTATCTTAATATGTGTCTACAAAATACgacaatgtttattttcatttattttttaatatatctagttaaatgtgaaagaaaggtgttttttttttccccataagCTAACATCTGACTTAAATGCTCTGATTTCTCCCAGGAGATGCCTCAGGGGAAGAACTctagtaaaaagaaaagaaggtgaGTTCACCTAATGGTTAGATGTGAACAGTCAAATAGACAATGAATTGTATGAACTGTAATCCTGCCTGTCATTCTGCCTTCTGTGTGCCCTTGTTGAACTGTACAGCCTTATTTTGGATTCTTTTATTGGATGTGCGTGCAGTGAAAGTCTTCCATGCTAGTGAATGGGCTTTCCCATATATGGCTTGAAAGGCTCCCTGTTTGTTGTCACAGAGGGTTAATACTCTAAATCCTTTCTGCAGCAAAGCAGACCGGCTCTTCAGCAGCAGTCCTAATccttaacatttttaattaacaagACAATGCTTTTCGAAGAGGGAGCTGCAACCTATTTACAGcaataattaaaatatcttTACATTGTTAGGTTGGATGTGTACCTTTTGTTTTGAGAATCAGGGACCTGCAGACTGGCCACCAGAAAGCAGCTTATGGCTCTGGGCTTGTTGGACTAAGAGGCTTGAAGGCCCACCTACTTAAAGCCCACAGTCGCCTCAACACCTTTTCTTCCCTTACTTCACTTAAAAAGACACATAGGTGTGTCTCAGTGAACATGAAAAGTAGATCATGCATTCAAACTGAGAACCATAGAGCAGACAAAcgactatattatattatgagACTTCAGCGGTTACCCTTCCGTAATGTGTTTAAGTTTTCGCATTAGGTGACTGTTAGTCATAGAAGCAGTCACACCTGTGAGCTGAAACACATCTACTCAAAACAGttaaatgactttttatttttttcattttcctttcagAACACATATATCCAAGTCTGTATCAGATAATGAAGCACTTGGTGAGTACAAAcaattgtcttgttttgttgatGCGGTATTAAGGCACGCTTAGCTTCAAaaagatgagtgtgtgtgtgtgtgtgtgtgtgtgtgtgtgtgtgtgtgtgtgccatccATGTATATTCCTGGGTTTGTCTGTAAAAGGTTGGTGTGCTTGTGAAGTCTGCAAGAGAACATTTGAAATTacttttcatcatttcatttttaaaattttcttcTGAATATAGAtattgtgttcatttgtgttttattgtaataaaatatAGTATAGTTGCCAAATACTGAAAACTTTGGCTCTATGAGGCCTTCAACATGAATCCTCTGGAGGACTAAAGTAAAAGCATTCAGCTTTGTAAAAGCCTGAATAAATATCTTCTTGTCTGTAATAATCTACTAGCTGCCTGTCCGTGACTTAGACAACAATTTGTGTGACCTCCATTCACTGTGCCTCTTCACTTCAAATCCTCAATGTTTGCGATTGATATCCCTTCACAGCAGACTGTAATACCACCGTCTGGCAGCCTGCCAAGAGCCGAGAAGATTTAGTCCACATCACCAACAATCACAATGAAGGTAAAGAGCAAATAAATAGGTCAAACACATCCATGGTATTCAATGTCTGTTTGGACTATAGTATCTCCAGCTATTATATTTCATCATGTTAAAATAACCTTCAAAGATTGTGCATAATATTAAACACAAAGGCCTTGTCTTGGGATTTGTGCATATTAGAATAATGATTTTACTAGTGAGACATTTCAAGATATTACATAAAGTAAAGTAGAGTGCAGATAAAGTGCAGTATGTTATATCGGATAGGTTCAAAGAATGTCTGGGAATATAAACCAAAGAAGTCACTGTGAGAATATCTGTGTCTCATATTGTCTGTGGGACTTCTGTAGAGAAACTACAGTAAAAGTCTGCTTCAGTGTTCATGTGGGCAGCTGCTATTGTTTTAAGAAAGTTTTGAAAATAGGAAACCTGTCCTCCGATCCATAACattacagaaaaacatgaatgaatcaGCTTATTAAATTACTGATTGATCAAGgttttgcttttgcttttggTTAACCAGTGTTTTGCTAACTTAATGAGATATCCTAAATTCTTGTGCCTCTCTAGAGACAAGGAGGGctaaacacagagcagagaccAAAGAAGGAAAAGGAGCACATCATTCTGCcacaaagaaaaaggagaaagccCCCTCAAGTCAGGTCAGGATCAAAACCATAACCTGGAGTCTTTAGGCCAACTGGATATCTTAATCAATCAATATGTTTTCCTTCCCTTTCTTAATTTTTCTAgtgttgtatttgtgtttcattacAGAGGTATGTAGGGGAATGAAGTGTTGGTGACAAAAGTAAAATAAGGATGGAGTGGAATACTTTTGAGATTAGTAGCAGTAAAGACAAAGAGGGTTGTGCAGGAACATGCTTTTGTGTAAGTGACTTCTGTTTAAAGTTAAGGGAGCTCACACAGATTCATCAAACCCAGGTTTGGAGCATCTGTGTTAAACTTATGTTGGTGCAAGTGCAGATTCATGGTCAGATGCCTCAACGTGCCATTTTGTGTCCACCTATGTCTTTTCAAGCCGATCCCTGACTGTGACATCCAGAGCTGGGATTCTCTGGTGGCCATAATGGTGCAATTGTTTTCCACTGTCAATGCTGATTGGGTTTTAATACGGCACAGATGTTCCAGAGAGGGGTACTGCATAATCTCACAACCACATGGCAGGGAGTATTGTGTTGGCAAAATGAGGACTTCTGTGTTTTATGCAGGTCAAccagtagaaaaacaaaacaaaggtcaACAATTGTTGATCAGCAGCTCTCTATACCTCACTATGTCGCTATTTTAGTAAAAGGACCAATGACCTGTTGGATCTGGTAGAAGACAATATTATGGaaataatcacaaaaaaaaggaatacagTAGGCTCTGAAGTGACATCATACTCACATCaaatgatggggggggggggggggggagggaagtGGTTTAGTGAGAGAgacggtcatctctcaacttgAAGGTTGcagtcacatgttgaagtgtccttgggcaagacactgaaccatATTGCTTCCGACATgtcaatgtgtatgaatgggtttaATTACAGCCTCTGCCATCCGTATGTGAATGTGACCTGTGGTCTTTGAGTGATCAGAATACAAGAAAACGCTATACAAGCTccagtccattcaccatttaacATCAGTATGTTGTCAAACAGAACTGTTATTGTCTCAGCATTGTTAGCATGATTAAATTCATGTGTTAAGCCGAAATAATGTCTACCATGTTCACCATCTCTATTTCAAGATGTAGCATGCTATTATGTACACATTCTCATGTATGTTTGGACCTGATGGATTGCACCAAATAGAAAGTGATTGGGATTTCCAAAGTTATGCATAACAGGTTATAGGCAATTTGGAAATTCTGTACCAAATCACATAGCACACATAGATATTTTAAGATGAGTTTTGTGTTGTAATTTTCCAGAGTATCCACACCACTGGTGTGACTACAGAAACTAAACCTCCTGTCAAAAGAGGCCAAAAGCCTGGAAAGAAAGCAGCTGGAAAGAGTGTAAAAGAAGCACCAAAGAAGACTCAAAATGCCACAGGTGAGACAGATCTTCACAAAATCTAAATGAGGGAAATATTCCCCTCCTTTCTAATGTCCTTTATGACCTCAATAGCAATGTGTATGACTCAGTGACCAAGCTATGACTGGAGCTATGACTGGAGCAGATTTGTGCTTAGCAGCAGAATTGGCCTGTGCAGCATTTTGCTAAATCGAAGTAACTCTAGTTCATGACTTTCCTGCTCTGATGAATACTAAATTATACTTCCGCTTTCAAGTGTTGCAACCATTCATGTAGCTTTCTGCAGTGTCCCTACAGTATAGACACACAAAGGGGTGCTTCAAATGCAACagcaaaaagcaaaaactaTGAGTATGGGTTACAGAGGCAACCCTTACTTTGCTATTTTGCTATTTTATTGTACTCTCTTTGATTGCTTTTAGGATTTGTGAAGGGTAACATTTGCAAACTTTCTTCTTCAATGAAAATTCTGGAGCAATAAAATATCAATAAGACCTTTTGTTATTGCAGGGTAAATGTTTAGGGACAGACGACTTAATTCCTCTGCATTTTCATATAAATCGGTACAACGCACAGAGGGGACGCAAATATGCAGAAATATGAATTCAAACGATTGTTAAATGATAATATTTCATTAGAATTTTCTTCGGCCTTCTTTCAGTGCACTCCCCATCATGTGCAATGAGCCAACAAATGGGACCCCAGTATTTGGACGTGCCATTCAGGTCAGACCGGAGGCCGTACCCGGGCAAGTCCTCCACCCTCCCCTCTCAGGAGAACACGACCCCAGGCAGGTGCACAGACATGCTCACCCTCCCTGGTGGAGCTACACCCACCCACACCCACCACCAGCGTTGGAGCAGCCCGGGTGACAGTAGTCCTGCCTGGGGGACCATCCAGCACACCTGCCGCAGGCCGCTTACAGAGTACCGTGTGTACTCCCATGACTTAACCGCGCTTAATGGGAAGGACTGGGAGGGAGGACAGCAGTCAGGGACTGCCCAGGATGACAGCCTACAACAGGACTGTAAACCACAGATCCCTCCAAAGGTGTCGCGATCTATCACAGATGTGGATCTGTCAAAACCAAATGTAAGTTTCTGCTGATGAATTATGAAACCATGTTTTAATCCTTTCTATACAGGCCTGTCTGATGCATCTTTTTGCTCCATGCACATCAGACTTTTTTTGTCTAACTTCGTTGTATTGCTGCGTGTAAGACTTgtgcttttctttcctttgtaaagcagtttttctcttcatgtttttacattgtgtgtgtgtgtacacatctAGTACGCCTGCAGTTAAGAATGGAAATGCAATTAATTCTCAACAGTCATATTCAAGGTCAAGggtgttttggattttgaaaatttcaaaaactcagagaatcgaaaaagaccaagtacttggGTTtggagttttctgttgtatctttcatcacaagaaatacactgatttacacaaatCTTCAGTGTCTTCAGTTCTTTCCTGGCTCATACAGCACATTaaaagatcaatcaatcaatcaatcaatttatatttgtatagcgtcaactcataacaagtgttatctcgagacactttacaagaagcaggtaaaataccttactctttgttatgttacaaagatccggcctatccatcatgagcactttctggcaagccgtcaaccgacgatcttgaggagcctaagagagctcaagagctcccaggaaagtaggtggttagtgactgagatttatagatagatacatacagtaatatgatgtactgtatatgcacagagagagagagagagagagagagagagagaggagctcagggtgccagttcccccggtagtctaagcctatagcagcataactaagagctggtctacaccagcaccagccctaactataagatttatcaaaaaggaaagttttaagtctattcttaaaaatacagactgtgtctgcctcccggaccccggctggaagatgattccagaggagaggagcccgataactgaaggctttaccccccatagtacatttagagactgtaggtaccaccagcaggcctgcactccgggaccgtaacgctctcgagggacagtacggcactagtagctccttcaggtaagatggtgcctggccatttagagctttgtagatAAGATAACTCAACAGTGTGGATGACTTCACAGGCCAGGTTCTTTGCATGAGCATTGAGATCTCTCGAGGCATTAGATCTCTGCTGAAACCCAGTGAGCACGTGCAGCCTTTGACACGAAGCAGTTTGAAGAGCTCAACATGACTTAGGAGAAAGTTAACTGGGATGAAAAGGATGATCCGAAGTAGAGATTACAAGATCCCTATGGATCTATAGTGTCATTGGTTCTTAAGGACaaaactgtggtttcactgaCCCCAAAGTCTCTTCAGTTTCGTGAGTGATGATGCAGAGGTTAGGACCCTCTCTTAGTACTCCCTCATGGCTTAGGAGGACTCGAGACACTGAACATAatcaaagtctgtttttctatttcaaatgtgcaatatttttcttcttctctctgtgagattgttaaaggctttatatgtgattttttgatccagcagatgtcgcccttgagcaccagcatgaaaccaaaacaactcacgctgcattgttgtgttagcatgctaatgctagcgatctttattatgctcgtatcttcacactgcatgtaaatttacccgaaatgagcgtgatctagaaacacagttaagcagtgagtacagtatgttattcttcttttctctagtccctcaattaaacaacttttatacgtgaggggaggagtcagccggccgtcctggcgatgtaaacaaagtgaagataggactctgaaaactctgaaaacatcacagacagtgggactcgggtgttacacccattgtagacagtcatgactcacagttattttcagaggatatacttgatttattctacatttaagtgtgataATACTAATGCTACTTctactgctactactactaTACTGCTACATTTTATGTGTAGCACActttcaatcaataaaaatatctttatttgtatgctttacatttaaaataattctcAAAGTGCTACATCATTAAGATAAAGGATTAGTGCTCAGTTGGAGAAGTGGCAGACAGACATTATCTTCTTTAGATGagtgttttctgctgtttgtcaGAAAACCTCAACATTATCTATTTCCTGTAGAAACTGTGTAGAAAATCTAAATAATTCTATCTATAATTCAAGAAAACCACCTCTTGTACAGTGCTCGAATATATTTCAATAATCATCAGGTGaccttttcacatttttgataTCTCATTTGAACTCTTCAGATGAACAAGCGCTTCTCCTGGGAGCCTCTGAAGTCATAGATTAGAAGCCCTAATCTGGATTGACAGGAGTTTAGAGCTGATTGCAAGCAGTAGGATTAGGCAATGGCTTTGTCTTTAGAATTCTCTTTTCCACAACTGACCGATTGAGACCCCgtgatgaaaacacagcagcaaatcCCCACAGGGAAACATCAGGGCAATGAAGACTGacaacaaatgcaaaacaaaaagtcaaactgtgTCAAATcctcagatatatatatatatatatatatatatatatatatatatatatatatatatatatatatatatataaaactgaTTTAGGAAGGTTACAGGTGGTTTGATTGTGTTAAATGACTGACAGACATCATGTCTTAGCATTTCTTATGATAACATGTCCTCATGTCTCTATTGAAAAGTATAAACCGGAAAATGTTTCCACATAGCAGAGCTTCCACTTTAAGATGTTCCTCCGTCATCGACGACACTTCCTCAAAAGTCTTCACCCCACATTAAGAAATGATCGCATAAGAATAATTACTTCAGCATGATTTACCAAAAACAAGTTCCCCATTTCTGTTGAAGGGAaattttgtatgtatttaattttatattGTAGGGGCATTAGGATGTAACTCAAACCCCAAAACATTATCTCTCATCACAGTGTTCATTTAGGTGGTGATAAACATACGTTCATGCTCTTAAGGttattttgacaaaaacataaccACCTTCTTAAAAGCTTCATGCAGCTGTTCCTGGAAGTGGTTGTCGATGTTTTAACCGAGCAGGCCACAAAATGCATACTTAagcacttgtttttttccctttcaaagCAAAACTGCATCAAGAGACAACATGCTAATTGCCTCACATCCTGTGTGTTGTAAGGAAGTGAGCCAGCCAGCCCATCAGACAGGCAGCCCAGAGTTAGTTAACACTTCACTGTCAGGAGAGTCGGGTTAAGAAACAAGAAGATCTGAAGGACTGAGGTTTGATAAATACTCCAAAAACAAGGGGAACATGTTACAAAGGGCAGCATCCAATgtgtcagacaaaacaaagagcagcaAGCCAAaggtaggtaaaaaaaaaaaaatgtaggttaTGTTAGGAAaggttttgacattttgaaggaTCGCTAGTATCCAAATGTGATCTGGTAAATGCAAATGATTTTCTTGATAAAAGTAGCAAGAGAACAATTTATCTGTACAAAATTGTAGCTGTGTTAAATGTCCTGCTTTTAGAAAAGATGAAAGGtttaaagattacattttttaaggatttaaaggttcattatatttaaaaaaacaaaattctaATCAAACACTGAATGACAAATGTGCATAGAGTGATGGCTTTGTTCAAATGTATCGGATAACTGGTGAATTTCAACAAtggaaaacagacaaacaacaatgGCATCAAtcacaataatataataatataatatactaACTGAAATCAGAGAGGTGGATATAAAAGCCTTTCATTGTGCTGCCTTATTTTCAGGAATCACTGTAAATATCAGGCTGCTGGACAATGCTATATAAAATCAATCTACTGTTAAAGACTGTGCAGCTCATATTTAACCAGGATTTCCAGGGATTATTCATTTATGTAATTACTTTGGAGCTCTGCTGTGGAACTGGTGGGGAGTTTGGGGAGATTATGACTTCCAGATTTATgttaaattggaaaaaaaaaagaagagaattaAAAACTGAGGCAGAGTTTTGTAAGGACACATCATTTGTATGTATCCATTTACCTACTGTTCTTTTTACAGACAAATGCCAGTCCATCTGTACACAGAGAAACACTCTCTCTGTTGCTACTTGATTTGACCCATGATCCAAATGCACCATGGTCTCATTTTGAAATAGTCAAAGAACAGgcttaatatttgctttctttaccagatttatatatttatatatgctGTCAGCTTTTTTCTAAATGGACAGTATATGATGCTGTAGACAGCTAAATCCACTACAAAACTTTCATCATACTTCATGTAAAGATCCAGCGGGGTCTTAGAGTGAAGTGAACCAGATTCTTCAAGGAGTTTGAAGAACTGAGACAGCTTGGACGAGAGcgaaaaaaaaccacaatgaCTGAGTGCTATGTAGTATACCTATCAGTTACAGTTGCATTTCTCTAAGACGtcctttgtctttgtgtctacCTGCAGCGCTCCACCAGCTTCGGCAAGTTTGAGGCTCTCAGACATCCACCATCGCAAGCCAAACCAGAGGACAATGGAACAACCGTatgtgtttcctgtctttaGTGTTTGCATAAAAATGTTGCAAGATTTGCTTTGAGAATATTCCAAAAGTTAAAAGTGAATTAACAAGACATACTATATGAACATGGTGCACTCAATGCTTTGCTTGTTTAAAGTTAATTCCATTGACTTGATAAATTTAACACAAGTgggggaaaacaaacaacagataaTATTTGGAGCCAAATTTTACATTTGTTCTTTTCATCATTACTGTACTAAACCAGTTTTCTCTCCACACAGCTCATGGAAGAATGTGAGGACCCTCATAAATCAGCCGGGATTGGGAAGAAGATGAAAGCTATTTCATTGACCATGCGCAGAAGAATGGGCAAAAAACATGCCAAGTCTTTTTCAGAGGAGACAGTAAGTCACAGccacacacagcaaacacacacctgctttAAAAACCATGTGTTATTAGTTtgatcaatcaaactttatttatatagcacctttcagacaatttaaattgcagttcaaagtgcattacaagagtgcagaaaagttattgacaaaaaagtagtttataaatcATTAAGAGaataatgcacaccaataagaattaaaaaaaaaaaaaaaaaatgaaaaaaaaaaatatgacacataaaagcaacaagatattaaaattaatacataggagaagaatatttaaaattgtagtagaataaaaaagacaatacaataatgttaagaatTTAATtgatataaagcactatataaaagccagactgaataaatgagtttaaagactgcgtttaaaaatctcaatattctcagttcctctcagaccctcaggaaggtcgttccatagtctcggagcgtaacagctgaaagcagcatcaccaaaggtttttgtcctgctctgtggaacaactaaaaGAGAGGAACTGAAGGCTTGTTGTTGTCTAGGTTTTTCATCATTAACTACTTTTAGCAGGGCCGTCTCAGTGCTGTGGCGTGCCCGAAAGCCAGATTGAAACATTTCTAATGTAGTGTTTGAGGTTAAAAAGGCACTCAACTGATTAAAAACTAACTTCAATAAAAGTTTGCTTAGAAATGGCAGGTTTGAGATGGGTCTAAAATTACTAGGGATGGGATAAAGCTGTTGATCATTCACACCACAAACAGGTTGTTGGGTTCAGATCTCTGTTTGGAACAGAAGTCAACAACTTGTCAgaacaataaatgaaataacacCTCTTTAAGTGCTAAAGACCAGACTCACTGTCAACCAGCCTCACCTACtttttgtcaagaggcttatcactttcatcattttctaaaCCCACATCCTCAAAAATGACGCTGTTGCTGACAATCTTTAAATGATGCGCCTCACTCTGACCTAAAAATTGTTATTGTAACACAGATGGAGAAGAAATCTTTGAGTCACTTTGAAACTTTTGCAGCCCACGCTTCATTCTGAAGATCCCTGTTAGTTTCTATTTACTGGAGAGCTTAATAAAGAAATGTGCACAGTTTTATACATTTCATCAACAATTGATTATACAGTTTGAAGGGTTGTACTTATAGGTATTTTTAATGTCATGATGTCTATTGTTGTCCTCTTAGGGTGATGACACAGACAAAGAaccagaggcagagacagagagcagcaaTCCTCCTGAGAAAAACCCAACACAGACCAGCAACTCCTTAGAAAGTCTCTACAGTGGACAGAGCTCTTCAAGTAAGTCTCTGCATGTTCTACACTGCAAGGCTGCAGGAAAGAGTTCTTATTTGTTTTCACAACATCTCATGATTTATCTGTGTTGTTATATTATTAACCCACAAAAAGTGGATTTTTGACACAGTGTAATCACAGTGTGGTTGTGTTCATGGGTGTTTCAGGTGGTGTGACCAGTGAGTCCAATGGTTCTGGTCAGAGGGACAGTCTGAGGCTGGAGGAGGACGGCTCCTATCAGGGTCAGTTCTGTGGCAGAGCTCGCGTCCACACAGACTTTGTTCCAAGTCCGTATGACACAGATTCCCTCAAACTCAAGGTAAGACACTGGACAACAACAAGAATAAAAGGATCACTCGAACAGAACAAGATTTCT includes these proteins:
- the samsn1a gene encoding SAM domain-containing protein SAMSN-1a isoform X3; protein product: MNLFCFSLEGSMDSLYEVVQNSSDGPQPPIPSRSSSRSCSRSCSPAVLLDDNTKWRGSGRSISMEMPQGKNSSKKKRRTHISKSVSDNEALDCNTTVWQPAKSREDLVHITNNHNEETRRAKHRAETKEGKGAHHSATKKKEKAPSSQSIHTTGVTTETKPPVKRGQKPGKKAAGKSVKEAPKKTQNATVHSPSCAMSQQMGPQYLDVPFRSDRRPYPGKSSTLPSQENTTPGRCTDMLTLPGGATPTHTHHQRWSSPGDSSPAWGTIQHTCRRPLTEYRVYSHDLTALNGKDWEGGQQSGTAQDDSLQQDCKPQIPPKVSRSITDVDLSKPNRSTSFGKFEALRHPPSQAKPEDNGTTLMEECEDPHKSAGIGKKMKAISLTMRRRMGKKHAKSFSEETGDDTDKEPEAETESSNPPEKNPTQTSNSLESLYSGQSSSSGVTSESNGSGQRDSLRLEEDGSYQGQFCGRARVHTDFVPSPYDTDSLKLKVGDIINIISKPPMGIWTGMLNNKVGNFKFIYVDILVEKGEEEEAPKVRQQKLSKRPRPKTLLELLERLNLQEYASALLLNGYQTVEDLLHLQEKHLIELNVKDPEHRHRLLAAAECRYTEGDDVREGEEQKPSNSQQEEDSDCPRDSGCFIPSECSDSKEETEQLTDAVGS
- the samsn1a gene encoding SAM domain-containing protein SAMSN-1a isoform X2, which translates into the protein MNLFCFSLEGSMDSLYEVVQNSSDGPQPPIPSRSSSRSCSRSCSPAVLLDDNTKWRGSGRSISMMPQGKNSSKKKRRTHISKSVSDNEALADCNTTVWQPAKSREDLVHITNNHNEETRRAKHRAETKEGKGAHHSATKKKEKAPSSQSIHTTGVTTETKPPVKRGQKPGKKAAGKSVKEAPKKTQNATVHSPSCAMSQQMGPQYLDVPFRSDRRPYPGKSSTLPSQENTTPGRCTDMLTLPGGATPTHTHHQRWSSPGDSSPAWGTIQHTCRRPLTEYRVYSHDLTALNGKDWEGGQQSGTAQDDSLQQDCKPQIPPKVSRSITDVDLSKPNRSTSFGKFEALRHPPSQAKPEDNGTTLMEECEDPHKSAGIGKKMKAISLTMRRRMGKKHAKSFSEETGDDTDKEPEAETESSNPPEKNPTQTSNSLESLYSGQSSSSGVTSESNGSGQRDSLRLEEDGSYQGQFCGRARVHTDFVPSPYDTDSLKLKVGDIINIISKPPMGIWTGMLNNKVGNFKFIYVDILVEKGEEEEAPKVRQQKLSKRPRPKTLLELLERLNLQEYASALLLNGYQTVEDLLHLQEKHLIELNVKDPEHRHRLLAAAECRYTEGDDVREGEEQKPSNSQQEEDSDCPRDSGCFIPSECSDSKEETEQLTDAVGS
- the samsn1a gene encoding SAM domain-containing protein SAMSN-1a isoform X1, producing the protein MNLFCFSLEGSMDSLYEVVQNSSDGPQPPIPSRSSSRSCSRSCSPAVLLDDNTKWRGSGRSISMEMPQGKNSSKKKRRTHISKSVSDNEALADCNTTVWQPAKSREDLVHITNNHNEETRRAKHRAETKEGKGAHHSATKKKEKAPSSQSIHTTGVTTETKPPVKRGQKPGKKAAGKSVKEAPKKTQNATVHSPSCAMSQQMGPQYLDVPFRSDRRPYPGKSSTLPSQENTTPGRCTDMLTLPGGATPTHTHHQRWSSPGDSSPAWGTIQHTCRRPLTEYRVYSHDLTALNGKDWEGGQQSGTAQDDSLQQDCKPQIPPKVSRSITDVDLSKPNRSTSFGKFEALRHPPSQAKPEDNGTTLMEECEDPHKSAGIGKKMKAISLTMRRRMGKKHAKSFSEETGDDTDKEPEAETESSNPPEKNPTQTSNSLESLYSGQSSSSGVTSESNGSGQRDSLRLEEDGSYQGQFCGRARVHTDFVPSPYDTDSLKLKVGDIINIISKPPMGIWTGMLNNKVGNFKFIYVDILVEKGEEEEAPKVRQQKLSKRPRPKTLLELLERLNLQEYASALLLNGYQTVEDLLHLQEKHLIELNVKDPEHRHRLLAAAECRYTEGDDVREGEEQKPSNSQQEEDSDCPRDSGCFIPSECSDSKEETEQLTDAVGS